The genomic interval TGCTAAGAGCGGCGCGATGAAGACATGGCGACACCGAGGGTCCTCGGGGTGGGTGGTCGGGACGCTGGTCTGGGCCTCGCTCCTGGTGAGTGGCGCGGGTTGCCGCACCCTCCCAGGCGCGACGACAGACGTCGTGACGGGCGGGCCCGATGATATCGCGCTCGTCGGAGGCACCATCCATCCGGCCCCTGGAGCGACGCCCATCGTCAATGGCGCCGTGCTCATCTCGGGAGGCCGCATCCTCGCGGTGGGGCCTCGAGACAGCGTGCACATCCCGGAGGGGACCCGCGTGTTGGATGTCTCGGGCCGGACCGTGCTGCCGGGGTTCTGGAACAGCCACGTCCACTTCACGGCGCCTGTCTGGGAAGAGGCGGAGCGCCTCCCGGCGGCGCAGCTCGAGCGCCAGCTCCAGGACTTCCTGCTCCGGTATGGCTTCGTGCGTGCGTACGACCTGGGCTCCACGCCGAGCGTCCTCCAGGCCCTCCGGCGTCGCATCCAGAGTGGAGAGGTGAAGGGCCCGACGCTCTTCGGCGCGGGGGGAGGGCTGGTGCCGCTCCATGGCGCCCCGGTGTACCTGCCGCCCGGGACGTTGCCAGAGGCGTCCTCGCCCGAGGTCACCCGGGCCGTGGTCCAGCGCGCGATGGACGCCGTGGGGCTGGATGCCGTGAAGCTCTTCACCGTCTCGGTGACTCGGCAGCGGCCCTTTCCGGTGATGTCCAGCGACAGCATCCGCGTGGCCGTGGAGGAGGCGCATGCGCGGGGCAAGCCCGTGTTCGCCCACCCCACGAACCTCGCGGGGGTCACCGCCGCGGTCGAAGGGGGCGTGGACATCCTGGCGCACACGGTCTCCTCGGCGGAGGACCTCCCCGAGGCGCTTCAGCAGCGCATGGTGCGAGAGCACGTCGCGCTGATTCCGACCCTGTCGCTGTGGGAGCCCGAGTTCAAGCGGGCGGGGGTGCCCGAGGACGCCATCGCGCGCCAGGTGGCGGCTTCCAAGAAGCAGCTCGGGCGCCACGTCGAGTCGGGCGGTCGCGTCTTGTTCGGGACCGACGCGGGCTACGAGCCCGACGTGAGTCCCCTGAGGGAGTACGTGCTGATGAAGGAGGCGGGGCTCGACTTCGCCCGCATCCTGGCCAGCCTGACCACGGAGCCCGCGGCGCAGTTCCACCAGGAGGAGAGGTTCGGCCGGCTTGCGCCTGGCTTCGAGGCCGCGGTGGTCGTCGTCGAGGGCGACCCCACGCGGGAGATTGAAGCGCTGGCCCAGGTGCGACTGGTCCTGGGCCAGGGGCGAATCTTGTTCCAGGCGGAGTGAGCGTGGGTGCGGCCACGCCCGAGGCCTTCTTCATGGAAGGCCCGGACGGTGGCTTGTCACCGCGCTCCGCTCAGAACTGGTGGGCCTCGGTGGACTCGTGCAGGGCCAGGGTGCTGGCGGAGCCGCCGGAGATGACCTCGGCGACCTGGTCGAAGTAGCCGGTGCCGACCTCGCGCTGGTGGCGCGTGGCGGTG from Myxococcus stipitatus carries:
- a CDS encoding amidohydrolase family protein — protein: MKTWRHRGSSGWVVGTLVWASLLVSGAGCRTLPGATTDVVTGGPDDIALVGGTIHPAPGATPIVNGAVLISGGRILAVGPRDSVHIPEGTRVLDVSGRTVLPGFWNSHVHFTAPVWEEAERLPAAQLERQLQDFLLRYGFVRAYDLGSTPSVLQALRRRIQSGEVKGPTLFGAGGGLVPLHGAPVYLPPGTLPEASSPEVTRAVVQRAMDAVGLDAVKLFTVSVTRQRPFPVMSSDSIRVAVEEAHARGKPVFAHPTNLAGVTAAVEGGVDILAHTVSSAEDLPEALQQRMVREHVALIPTLSLWEPEFKRAGVPEDAIARQVAASKKQLGRHVESGGRVLFGTDAGYEPDVSPLREYVLMKEAGLDFARILASLTTEPAAQFHQEERFGRLAPGFEAAVVVVEGDPTREIEALAQVRLVLGQGRILFQAE